The DNA region GCGCTCTTGCCCGGCGTGCTGAGATAGGTGAGCTGCTCGCGCCCAACGTTCACGCTCACGTCCTGGTTGCTCACGGGTTTCGCGGACAACTTCACGTCGAAGCTGCCGATCCGTTGCCCGTTCGCCCCGCCCGTTCCGCTGTTCGGGTAGTAGATGTCGTCTTCGCCGCGATGCAGGAGACGCCCCGATGCCTGCAGCCCGAGCACGTCGGATTTCAGCGGGCCGCCGAGCCAGAAGTCGACGCTCTGCGTGTCGCCCTGGTTCGATTCGAGCTGCCACACACTGCCGGCCGTGATCGTGCCGCCCCAGCGCTTCGGCACCTTGCGCGTGATCACGTTGATCACGCCGCCCATCGCGTCGGCGCCGTACAGCGACGACATCGGCCCGCGCACGACCTCGATCCGCTCGATCGCGGACAGCGGCGGCATCAGGTTCGACTGCACGCCCGCCGTGCCGCGGTTCATCGTTTCGCGCGTGTTCTGGCGACGGCCGTCGACGAGAATCAGCGTGTACTCGCCCGGCATCCCGCGAATCGAGATGTCCTGGTCGTTCGGCGATGCACCGACGACGCTCACGCCCTCGACGTTGGCGACGATCTCGGCGACCGACGTATACGGCTTCGCCTCGATCTCTTCCCGGGTGATCACCGAAATGCTCGCGGGCGCCTCGCGGATCGCCTGCTCGCGGCGGCTCGCCGTGACGACGATCTCCTTCATCGCGGCCGGATCGGCGGCGGCCTCCGGCGACGCGGATTTGTCCGGCTTGGCCGGCTTGGCCGGCTTGGCCGGTGTGGCGACGGCGGACGCGGCGGCGGGTTCCGCCGTTGCGTCAGGCGTCTGCGCCCACGCGCACGGCGCACTCATCAGATACAGACCGGCGACGACGACCGGCTTCAATACAAAGCTTGCGGCTTGACTCGACATGGTGGCGCTTTCGACGTTTCGTAATGTGATTGATTCTCATTTGCATTATGAAACATGTAATCCACCGAAATCTTTGCGTAAGCATCGAAGTCGTTTGAGCGCCGTCGCCGGCCGTCGTCAGCGCTTGTCGCTGCGTCGCGCGAGCGTCGGCGTGACGCCGAAGCGGCGCTTGTAGGCCGTCGCGAAGTTCGCGGCGCTCGTGTAGCCGGCCAGCGCTGCGGCCTGCTTGACGCTCACCGCGTCGCGTTCGAGCGCGAGCCGCGCGCGTTGCAGATGATGTTCGCGGACGAAGTCGAACACGGTCGTGCCGTAGGCCGCACGAAACTGGCGCTGCATCGCGTTCGCGCTCATCCCGGCGTGCCGTGCGATGTCGTCGATCGACAGTGCCTGCGCCGCGTCGCTCGCGAGGAACGCGCGCAGTTCGGCCATCCGTCGATAGTCGCGCGAGCCGAGCGACGCGTCCGCCGCCTGTGCCGCGTCGGTCTCGAGCGGCGTGAACGCCTCGGCGAGCAGTTCGAGCACGCGGCTCTCCAGATAGATCGCCTGCAGCATCGGCTGATAGGCGGGTGGCCGCACGATCTGCTCGGCGAGCGCCGTCGCGCGCGGCGTCGGCTGCCAGAAGCGGATCGCGAGATGGGCGGACAGCATCGTGCCGAGCTGTTCCGGCAGGACACCGCGGCTGGCTGCCTGCAGATGGCCGAGCCATTCGCCCGACATCGCGAGGCTCAGCCGCCGCGCGTAACCGCCCTTGCTGAGCCGCCTGCGGAACGTGTCCGGCTCGACGGCGTTGAGCAGGAACGACTGCATCCGCACCGCGGGCCGCACGGCGTCACGATCCGCGCGACCGGTGCGGCGCCCGTCGGTCGTCAACACCACGCGCCGGCTGCCGTACGACACGTCGAGTGCGCCCTCGAGCAGCAGCACGAGATGCAGGCCCGGTGAACACTGCCCCGACATCACGGCGTCGAATTCGTCCGTTGCATCGTCCGAATGGATCCGCAGCCCGGGCCGCACCTCGCGGATCCGCGCGACGTGCGCGTCGTGTCGGTTCCGATCGGAATGGAAAGCGGCTGGCGTCAGCGCTGTCATGTCGTCATACCCCCCGCGCGCAGGCCTCGTGCGCCTGCACAAACTATTTTCGCGTTCAATCAAACATCCGACGCCCATGCCACGGCCCCGGCTCGGCTACAATTAAATGAGAATTATTCTCATTTATATCGTATCGGGAGTCACGTGAAAAAGACAAGCGGAATGTGGGCCATGCTGGGCGTATGGCTGTGCGGGTGGCTCGTGGTGCATACCGCGCGGGCGGACACGACGACCGTCACCGACCTGGCCGGGCGGCAGGTCCGGATTCCCGCGCGCGTCGAGCGCGTGCTGCTCGGCGAGGGCCGCCTGCTGCCGGCGCTGGCGGTGGTCGACGGCGACGATCCGACGCGCCGCCTCGTTGGCATGATGGGTGACTTCGAGCAACTCGATCCCGCGAGCTACGCGCAATGGCTCGCGCGCTTCCCGCGCCTGAAGGACGTGCCGCGCATCGGACGCTCGCAGACCGGCAGCTTCAGCGACGAGCGCGCGCTCGCGCTGCGTCCTCAGGTTGCGATCTTCGGGCTCGGCGGCGGCCACGGCCCCGGCGAGCGCGATCGCGAAACGCTCGCGCGGCTCGAGGCGGCCGGCGTCGCGATCGTGTTCGTCGACTTCCGGCACGACCCGCTCGTCAACACGCCGCGCAGCATCGCGCTGCTCGGCCAGGTATTCGGCTCGCCGCAGCGCGCGGCGGAATTCAACGCGTACTGGCAACAGCAGCTCGACCTCGTCCGCACGCGGCTCGCGACCGCCCACCCGGCCGCGCCGAGCGTGTTCCTCGAAAGCCGCGTCGGCCTGTCGAGCGACTGCTGCGACACGATGACCGGCATGATGGGCCGCCTCCTCGACGCCGCCGGCGGCAACAACGTCGCGAAAGGCCGCGTGCCCGGCGAGCACGGCACGCTGAACCCCGAATACCTGCTGAGCCGCCAGCCCGATTTCTACATCGGCACCGCGATTGGCTCGCTCCAGACGCTGCAAAGCGCGCCGCAACGCATCGCGCTCGGCGCCGGCGTGCCGCACGACGCCGCCGTCCGCTCGCTCGACCGGTCGCTGAAGCGGCCGCAGATCACGCGGCTGCGCGCGGTCCGTGAGCGGCGTGCGTATGCGATCTGGCATCACTTCTACAATTCACCGTTCAACGTCGTCGCCGTGCAGGTGATGGCCAAGTGGCTGCATCCGGCACTGTTCACCGATCTCGATCCGCGCACCACGTTCGACACGATGGTGCGACGCTTCCAGCCCGTTCCGCTTCAAGGCGAATACTGGATGCAGGAAGGATCCTGACATGCGCATGCCCGCCTCCTCCATGCGCCGCGCCCTCCTCGTTGCCGGATTGGCCGGCCCGCTCGGCGGCCGGCTCGCGCCCGCCTGTGCCGCCGATGCACCTGCGTGGCCCGGCCTCGACGCCGCGTCCCCGGTCTTCGTGCCGGACAGCCGCCAGTTCGACGTGACGATCGCCGGCCGCACGCGGCGCCTGTTCGTCGCGTTGCCGGCCGAGCGTTCCGGCGCGGCGCCCCATCCCGTGCTCACCGTGCTCGACGGCAATGCGCTGTTCCCGCTCGCGGCGCAGCTCACCCGCAATCGCCGCGCACGGCCGGACGGCACGCGCGACGCCGAGGCCGTCGTGATCGGCATCGGCTATCCGGTCGACGGGCCCTACGACATGGCCGCGCGCGCCGACGACTACACGCTCGCGCCGTTGCCGAACGGCCGCGGCGTCGTCGCGGACCGCTTTCTCGACTTCATCGAGCACGACCTGCAGCCGTGGCTCGCCCGCCAGTTGCCGGTCGATCCCGAGCGGCAGACGCTGTTCGGTCACTCGTACGGCGGCCTGCTGACGCTGTACGCGATGCTCACGCGCGCGCACCTGT from Burkholderia ambifaria AMMD includes:
- a CDS encoding helix-turn-helix transcriptional regulator, with amino-acid sequence MTALTPAAFHSDRNRHDAHVARIREVRPGLRIHSDDATDEFDAVMSGQCSPGLHLVLLLEGALDVSYGSRRVVLTTDGRRTGRADRDAVRPAVRMQSFLLNAVEPDTFRRRLSKGGYARRLSLAMSGEWLGHLQAASRGVLPEQLGTMLSAHLAIRFWQPTPRATALAEQIVRPPAYQPMLQAIYLESRVLELLAEAFTPLETDAAQAADASLGSRDYRRMAELRAFLASDAAQALSIDDIARHAGMSANAMQRQFRAAYGTTVFDFVREHHLQRARLALERDAVSVKQAAALAGYTSAANFATAYKRRFGVTPTLARRSDKR
- a CDS encoding ABC transporter substrate-binding protein; this encodes MWAMLGVWLCGWLVVHTARADTTTVTDLAGRQVRIPARVERVLLGEGRLLPALAVVDGDDPTRRLVGMMGDFEQLDPASYAQWLARFPRLKDVPRIGRSQTGSFSDERALALRPQVAIFGLGGGHGPGERDRETLARLEAAGVAIVFVDFRHDPLVNTPRSIALLGQVFGSPQRAAEFNAYWQQQLDLVRTRLATAHPAAPSVFLESRVGLSSDCCDTMTGMMGRLLDAAGGNNVAKGRVPGEHGTLNPEYLLSRQPDFYIGTAIGSLQTLQSAPQRIALGAGVPHDAAVRSLDRSLKRPQITRLRAVRERRAYAIWHHFYNSPFNVVAVQVMAKWLHPALFTDLDPRTTFDTMVRRFQPVPLQGEYWMQEGS
- a CDS encoding alpha/beta hydrolase — translated: MPASSMRRALLVAGLAGPLGGRLAPACAADAPAWPGLDAASPVFVPDSRQFDVTIAGRTRRLFVALPAERSGAAPHPVLTVLDGNALFPLAAQLTRNRRARPDGTRDAEAVVIGIGYPVDGPYDMAARADDYTLAPLPNGRGVVADRFLDFIEHDLQPWLARQLPVDPERQTLFGHSYGGLLTLYAMLTRAHLFRRYVAASPSIWWGERALLPYADRFAAQTAPLAWPLRVLVTAGSLEEGAPNPDAERMRRQQARKQVSSARDFIARVGGRPGLDAAFQLIDGEDHGGVVLPSLALASRVVFEPASGALA